In the genome of Desulfofundulus luciae, the window TCCAGATTGTAACTGCTTTGCCAATGCCAGGGAATGCACGCTGCTCCAGGCCGGCAACCACCGGGTGGAAGTCATCCTGGACGGCCGCCGGCAGGTCCGTTGGGTCAACCTGCTGGAGGAACGGAAGATAGCAGGTAATACAGAGAAAGTAACCGGTTCGGTGAAATCCGTAGTCCTGGGCGAAGATAACCTGCTGGTATTGAACGATTTGAACTGCGAGGATCGTATTTTTTCTCTGGCCTGGGATGCAGTGCTGGTGGGGAAAAGGGCCAAACAGGATTTCCGCTCCCTCAAACCGGGCGACTTTGTGGAAGTGGAGCTTGACGGCGGCCGGGTAAAGCGGGTTACCTTGCTCGAGGTGAAAAAAATCTCGGGTACCGTAGGTACACTCACCGGCAAAACGCTGGGGCTGCTGGGCAGGTCCAGCCAGAAGGGCAACCCGGATCGTTTCGATTACTGGGACCGGGCCAGAATAGTGGACAAGGAAGACCGGCGCGCCGGGGGCGTTGTACGGGGAGACCGGGTGGAAATTACCTACCTCGATCCTATCCCTGGGGAAATCCAGGACGAACGGGTGCTTCAAATTAAGATAACCTCCCGTCCCGGCCTGAAAAAACAAACGGGCAAACTGCAGGCCATCAAAACAGCTGGAGGGACTTACCGCATTGTCCTGGAAAAGGACAAGGAGTATGATGTGGACCCTGCGGTGAGGGTAACTGATCCCTCGGGCAGCAGGATTGCCTTTTCCGACCTGGATCGGTACATCAAATCCCAGGTCGAGTTGTGGCTGGATGGAGCCGGCGTGGTCATGGAGGTGCGGATTACTACAATCTCCCATTGAGGAACAGGAAATAAAGGGCTTCCAACCGAATTACGACAGGAGTGGAAAATCACGCGGATGATTTTTTAAGGAGGCAATCTGGTGGAATTATGAACGCAAATAAAGCTGAGGAACTTGTTTCAAAAGGTAGAGAGTTCCTGGAGAAGGGCGACTTCCGGGCCGCGGAAAAGGCCTTTGCCGCAGCCCTGGAAGAAGACGACGCTACACCCGTACGCAACAACCTGGCGCTGGCCGTCTTTATGGCCGGGGAGCCCCGGCGCGCCCTTGAGATTCTGGAACCGTACCTGGACCCGGAAAAGGAAGATGCCGGGGCGAATCCCTTTACCTACGCCCTGGCCGCCAGGGTTCACTGCTCCCTGGGTCAGGAGGAGCAGGCCCGCCGGCGGCTGCAGCAGGCCGTGCGGAGCTTTGAGAAGGGATTGTCGGAACTGCGCCAAAGCCTGGGACGGGTCCCGTATGCATTCCGGGAGTATACGGTGACCATCATGCTGGCGGCAGCCGACCTGGGAGATCACCGGCAGGTGTTCGAACTTTACCGCCGCTGGGAATCTTACCATGTTTCCTGGGAAAACAAATTTCTGGCCGCAGTGGCCTGCTTCAACCTGGGCCGCTACAAGCGGGCCGCAACCCTGTGGTCTTCCATAGCACAGGTGTCCAGGCTGTTTTCCGGCATGCAGCAGGTGGCCTTCCTGGTAGAGCGGGGCGTCATCCCGCCCTTTGAAGTGAGCTACGAACGCTATTCCCAGGAAAAAATGCAGGAGATGATGGAAGAGGCCACGGCCAGCGAGGAAGCGCGCCGGCGGTACGCTCAGGACGGCTTTTTCCGCATGATGCTGCTTGCCTGGCTG includes:
- a CDS encoding S-layer homology domain-containing protein, which produces MRRCYLQFVLLMAGIIAGIMFILPPRVVAGESAGTEWFKDIRNHWARSHILRLAALDLVRGYPDATYRPQHPLTQLELVALVMRVGDFEKAAAEAARRGTRGRTVEVAGTPSPAGSPIPRVPWGQDSFTLAVKKEFLPPEWVASFNPEKPVTRAEVAALLARSFYLAVPEEGDTSGSAPSTGDFPDIDRAPTPYRPYIRAVAAAGIMSGYSDGTFRPAHILNRAEMAVILSSLLDRNWVKVPAGRRLEGWVSNVRMDPKGLELELTSLVGVQKLRVSPDCNCFANARECTLLQAGNHRVEVILDGRRQVRWVNLLEERKIAGNTEKVTGSVKSVVLGEDNLLVLNDLNCEDRIFSLAWDAVLVGKRAKQDFRSLKPGDFVEVELDGGRVKRVTLLEVKKISGTVGTLTGKTLGLLGRSSQKGNPDRFDYWDRARIVDKEDRRAGGVVRGDRVEITYLDPIPGEIQDERVLQIKITSRPGLKKQTGKLQAIKTAGGTYRIVLEKDKEYDVDPAVRVTDPSGSRIAFSDLDRYIKSQVELWLDGAGVVMEVRITTISH